The proteins below come from a single Chitinophaga pinensis DSM 2588 genomic window:
- a CDS encoding DUF4249 domain-containing protein, with protein MKKIRLSILLVIAAAFTACEDVVDIDVAKGTSYPVLDAWITTEPGVQKIRFTKSVAYTDQTPSPVIGDAVITLFDETANKSYPFTFKDGNYTYDPGDNETIGVTGHAYRLKVEYGTEVFEAIDTIKRNTVIDSISYKFQTKEENFVSEDGYVAKFHAKDIEGGVDYYWMRSYRNDLQHKVGDAFSVDGYFDQSVKDGSSFILPIQEAVTDFDKPFQKNEKVIVKLRSLTYQSHFFVTQVEEQINSGGLFAKVLENVKSNVINKTTGGKTRILGWFGTSAVSSKERVIE; from the coding sequence ATGAAAAAGATCAGACTCAGCATATTACTGGTGATAGCAGCCGCCTTTACAGCCTGCGAGGACGTAGTGGATATTGATGTCGCAAAAGGTACTTCTTACCCGGTACTCGATGCCTGGATCACCACAGAACCAGGTGTACAGAAGATCAGATTTACGAAGTCAGTGGCATATACAGATCAGACGCCGTCGCCGGTAATCGGAGATGCAGTAATCACACTCTTCGATGAAACAGCGAATAAATCATACCCATTCACTTTTAAGGATGGTAACTACACCTACGATCCGGGAGACAATGAAACCATCGGCGTAACAGGACATGCCTACAGACTGAAAGTAGAATACGGAACAGAAGTATTTGAAGCGATAGATACCATCAAAAGAAATACGGTGATCGATTCTATCTCCTACAAGTTCCAGACAAAAGAAGAAAACTTTGTTTCTGAAGATGGTTATGTGGCGAAGTTCCATGCAAAAGACATCGAAGGCGGCGTGGATTACTACTGGATGCGCTCTTACAGAAATGATCTGCAACATAAGGTAGGCGATGCATTCTCTGTGGATGGTTATTTCGACCAGAGCGTAAAAGATGGTTCTTCTTTCATTCTGCCGATACAGGAAGCAGTGACCGACTTTGATAAGCCTTTCCAGAAAAATGAAAAAGTGATCGTAAAACTGCGCTCACTTACCTATCAGAGCCATTTCTTCGTGACACAGGTAGAAGAACAGATCAACTCCGGCGGCCTGTTTGCGAAGGTGCTGGAAAATGTAAAAAGTAATGTTATCAATAAAACAACCGGTGGTAAAACAAGGATCCTCGGTTGGTTCGGTACATCAGCAGTAAGCAGCAAAGAACGCGTAATAGAATAA